From Brassica oleracea var. oleracea cultivar TO1000 chromosome C3, BOL, whole genome shotgun sequence, a single genomic window includes:
- the LOC106334716 gene encoding protein LONGIFOLIA 2-like isoform X1, whose amino-acid sequence MSAKLLYNLSGENPNLNKQFGCMNGILQVFYRQHYPARPVSGHVEKSLPPGERKDLVSEINMESDKETGRITKKKKKKSAVKDKHRASSESSSRHSFSSSPRSSSFSSAEVSTATSQFDQPGENLTREQLNAGPMMPFDIKELVKGSINREVRTRRDETTAAFTQHQQQQQPNSARASMMLLKEASLRSPSRSSSEWNEGRGMAARLRESPRFSYDEREMRNKTGSKLKETPRLSLDSRSSCPPEEPVTMSHRRSNSSVVAKLMGLEVIADNFDTEQRNENRFCDSPRPMSRVEPTSLGRSRSVGSIKKLPAASKFPLEPAPWKQMKAGDAALTVYGEIQKRLTQLEFKKAGKDLRALKHILEAMEKTQQLMDGSKDNTNLMQRTQQPVPAATSPAMNFKPSSIVVMKPAAPVSTSLPTVNVGNPRQIRKVTSGKQNAMDLTPRPGLYKGQLDSTKSTSPKTLRSRQALSQQQSVSPRRQPKKLGFERQSPPTTPKSEPGKIQRQLGRQQMESVSPRRKQGIKPRSTLQQPDERLGHASSDLRSLRTDSNISLRSNVDVEVTSRRQPERNCDFPELHTPKQRSPDFGIKQDRPSLKPLKVTVEQPSPVSVLDAAFDEEDSPSPVRKISLSFKDDDALRAEEPVWIKKPVSICRSIILPENKRNPTQKDSDLLKCFSEEDASGDHKYISEILLASGLLRDLEYSMISIQLNKARLPINPGLFFILEQNKGMGLRQHQTEIIRRKLIFDTVNEILAQRFTAEGCTKPRLTANPITTMENISKGEQLLKTLCLEIDRLQENNSQCVLEDDKEDLTWNDLQCHGMNLKAFEGETPGIVLDIERMIFRDLVNEVCFC is encoded by the exons ATGTCTGCAAAACTTCTGTATAACTTGTCAGGTGAGAATCCAAATCTAAATAAACAGTTTGGATGCATGAATGGGATCCTTCAAGTGTTTTACCGGCAACATTATCCGGCGAGACCAGTCTCCGGCCATGTAGAAAAGTCTTTGCCTCCAG GAGAAAGAAAAGATCTCGTCAGTGAAATTAACATGGAAAGTGATAAAGAAACG GGGAGGATTACCAAGAAGAAGAAGAAGAAGTCTGCAGTGAAGGATAAGCATAGAGCCTCTTCTGAATCTTCTTCACGGCATTCGTTTTCCTCTTCTCCACGCTCCTCCAGCTTTTCTTCTGCAGAAGTCAGTACCGCAACTTCTCAATTCGATCAGCCTGGTGAGAATCTGACCAGAGAACAGCTCAATGCTGGACCGATGATGCCGTTTGATATAAAGGAGCTTGTGAAAGGCTCTATTAATAGAGAAGTGAGAACCAGACGTGACGAAACGACAGCAGCCTTCACTCAGCATCAGCAGCAGCAGCAGCCAAATTCAGCTAGAGCTAGCATGATGCTTCTCAAAGAAGCATCATTGAGATCACCATCTCGGAGTTCTAGTGAGTGGAATGAAGGTAGAGGAATGGCTGCTAGGCTCAGGGAGAGTCCTCGCTTTTCATATGATGAGAGGGAGATGAGAAACAAGACAGGCTCCAAGTTGAAAGAGACACCGAGGTTGTCATTGGATAGTAGATCAAGTTGTCCACCAGAGGAACCGGTAACAATGAGTCACAGGAGATCAAATTCAAGCGTGGTGGCCAAACTGATGGGACTTGAAGTCATTGCAGACAACTTCGATACCGAGCAGAGAAACGAGAACCGGTTTTGCGACTCCCCAAGGCCAATGTCCCGAGTAGAACCAACATCTCTAGGGAGATCTAGAAGCGTTGGCTCAATCAAGAAGCTACCTGCTGCTTCTAAGTTTCCATTGGAACCAGCTCCATGGAAGCAGATGAAAGCAGGAGACGCTGCATTGACGGTTTACGGCGAAATTCAGAAGAGGCTTACGCAGTTGGAGTTCAAAAAGGCGGGGAAAGATCTCAGAGCTCTTAAGCACATACTTGAGGCTATGGAGAAGACGCAGCAGTTGATGGATGGAAGCAAAGATAACACGAATCTGATGCAGAGAACTCAGCAGCCAGTTCCAGCTGCAACAAGTCCAGCCATGAACTTCAAACCTTCATCGATCGTTGTAATGAAACCTGCAGCTCCAGTTTCCACTTCACTGCCAACTGTCAATGTTGGCAACCCCAGACAAATTCGAAAAGTCACCTCGGGGAAGCAGAACGCGATGGATTTAACCCCAAGGCCAGGCCTCTACAAGGGCCAGCTAGATTCGACCAAGAGCACTAGCCCAAAAACATTGAGGTCGAGGCAAGCTTTGAGCCAACAGCAAAGCGTTAGCCCAAGAAGGCAGCCCAAAAAGCTCGGGTTTGAGAGGCAGTCACCACCCACTACTCCAAAATCAGAGCCAGGCAAGATCCAAAGGCAGCTCGGTAGACAGCAAATGGAGTCAGTCTCACCGAGAAGGAAACAGGGGATAAAACCTCGCAGTACTCTTCAGCAGCCTGATGAACGATTAGGCCATGCAAGCAGTGACTTGAGAAGTTTAAGAACTGACAGCAACATAAGCTTGAGATCAAATGTTGACGTCGAGGTTACAAGCAGACGCCAACCGGAGAGAAACTGTGACTTCCCAGAGCTGCACACCCCAAAACAAAGG AGTCCAGACTTTGGAATCAAACAAGACAGACCATCTCTTAAACCTCTGAAAGTTACCGTTGAACAACCGAGCCCTGTTTCAGTTCTTGATGCAGCCTTCGATGAAGAGGATTCACCGTCCCCTGTGAGGAAGATATCTCTTAGTTTTAAAG ATGACGATGCTCTACGTGCTGAAGAACCTGTGTGGATAAAGAAGCCTGTGAGCATCTGCAGATCGATAATATTGCCTGAGAATAAACGGAACCCAACGCAGAAAGACTCTGATCTCCTCAAATGCTTCTCTGAAGAAGATGCAAGCGGCGACCACAAGTACATCTCGGAGATATTGTTGGCATCAGGGCTTCTAAGAGATCTTGAATACAGTATGATAAGCATTCAGCTGAACAAAGCACGTCTCCCCATCAACCCTGGACTCTTCTTCATCCTGGAACAGAACAAGGGCATGGGATTAAGACAACATCAGACAGAGATAATCAGGAGAAAACTCATCTTCGATACCGTTAATGAAATTCTAGCTCAGCGGTTCACTGCAGAAGGCTGTACCAAACCACGGCTAACTGCAAATCCAATTACAACAATGGAGAATATATCAAAAGGGGAGCAACTTCTGAAGACGCTATGTTTGGAGATTGATAGGCTACAAGAGAACAACTCACAGTGTGTCTTGGAGGACGACAAGGAGGACCTCACATGGAACGACCTGCAATGTCACGGCATGAACTTAAAGGCGTTTGAAGGTGAGACTCCAGGGATAGTGTTAGATATTGAGAGGATGATTTTCAGAGACTTGGTTAATGAAGTTTGCTTCTGTTAA
- the LOC106334716 gene encoding protein LONGIFOLIA 2-like isoform X2, which produces MNGILQVFYRQHYPARPVSGHVEKSLPPGERKDLVSEINMESDKETGRITKKKKKKSAVKDKHRASSESSSRHSFSSSPRSSSFSSAEVSTATSQFDQPGENLTREQLNAGPMMPFDIKELVKGSINREVRTRRDETTAAFTQHQQQQQPNSARASMMLLKEASLRSPSRSSSEWNEGRGMAARLRESPRFSYDEREMRNKTGSKLKETPRLSLDSRSSCPPEEPVTMSHRRSNSSVVAKLMGLEVIADNFDTEQRNENRFCDSPRPMSRVEPTSLGRSRSVGSIKKLPAASKFPLEPAPWKQMKAGDAALTVYGEIQKRLTQLEFKKAGKDLRALKHILEAMEKTQQLMDGSKDNTNLMQRTQQPVPAATSPAMNFKPSSIVVMKPAAPVSTSLPTVNVGNPRQIRKVTSGKQNAMDLTPRPGLYKGQLDSTKSTSPKTLRSRQALSQQQSVSPRRQPKKLGFERQSPPTTPKSEPGKIQRQLGRQQMESVSPRRKQGIKPRSTLQQPDERLGHASSDLRSLRTDSNISLRSNVDVEVTSRRQPERNCDFPELHTPKQRSPDFGIKQDRPSLKPLKVTVEQPSPVSVLDAAFDEEDSPSPVRKISLSFKDDDALRAEEPVWIKKPVSICRSIILPENKRNPTQKDSDLLKCFSEEDASGDHKYISEILLASGLLRDLEYSMISIQLNKARLPINPGLFFILEQNKGMGLRQHQTEIIRRKLIFDTVNEILAQRFTAEGCTKPRLTANPITTMENISKGEQLLKTLCLEIDRLQENNSQCVLEDDKEDLTWNDLQCHGMNLKAFEGETPGIVLDIERMIFRDLVNEVCFC; this is translated from the exons ATGAATGGGATCCTTCAAGTGTTTTACCGGCAACATTATCCGGCGAGACCAGTCTCCGGCCATGTAGAAAAGTCTTTGCCTCCAG GAGAAAGAAAAGATCTCGTCAGTGAAATTAACATGGAAAGTGATAAAGAAACG GGGAGGATTACCAAGAAGAAGAAGAAGAAGTCTGCAGTGAAGGATAAGCATAGAGCCTCTTCTGAATCTTCTTCACGGCATTCGTTTTCCTCTTCTCCACGCTCCTCCAGCTTTTCTTCTGCAGAAGTCAGTACCGCAACTTCTCAATTCGATCAGCCTGGTGAGAATCTGACCAGAGAACAGCTCAATGCTGGACCGATGATGCCGTTTGATATAAAGGAGCTTGTGAAAGGCTCTATTAATAGAGAAGTGAGAACCAGACGTGACGAAACGACAGCAGCCTTCACTCAGCATCAGCAGCAGCAGCAGCCAAATTCAGCTAGAGCTAGCATGATGCTTCTCAAAGAAGCATCATTGAGATCACCATCTCGGAGTTCTAGTGAGTGGAATGAAGGTAGAGGAATGGCTGCTAGGCTCAGGGAGAGTCCTCGCTTTTCATATGATGAGAGGGAGATGAGAAACAAGACAGGCTCCAAGTTGAAAGAGACACCGAGGTTGTCATTGGATAGTAGATCAAGTTGTCCACCAGAGGAACCGGTAACAATGAGTCACAGGAGATCAAATTCAAGCGTGGTGGCCAAACTGATGGGACTTGAAGTCATTGCAGACAACTTCGATACCGAGCAGAGAAACGAGAACCGGTTTTGCGACTCCCCAAGGCCAATGTCCCGAGTAGAACCAACATCTCTAGGGAGATCTAGAAGCGTTGGCTCAATCAAGAAGCTACCTGCTGCTTCTAAGTTTCCATTGGAACCAGCTCCATGGAAGCAGATGAAAGCAGGAGACGCTGCATTGACGGTTTACGGCGAAATTCAGAAGAGGCTTACGCAGTTGGAGTTCAAAAAGGCGGGGAAAGATCTCAGAGCTCTTAAGCACATACTTGAGGCTATGGAGAAGACGCAGCAGTTGATGGATGGAAGCAAAGATAACACGAATCTGATGCAGAGAACTCAGCAGCCAGTTCCAGCTGCAACAAGTCCAGCCATGAACTTCAAACCTTCATCGATCGTTGTAATGAAACCTGCAGCTCCAGTTTCCACTTCACTGCCAACTGTCAATGTTGGCAACCCCAGACAAATTCGAAAAGTCACCTCGGGGAAGCAGAACGCGATGGATTTAACCCCAAGGCCAGGCCTCTACAAGGGCCAGCTAGATTCGACCAAGAGCACTAGCCCAAAAACATTGAGGTCGAGGCAAGCTTTGAGCCAACAGCAAAGCGTTAGCCCAAGAAGGCAGCCCAAAAAGCTCGGGTTTGAGAGGCAGTCACCACCCACTACTCCAAAATCAGAGCCAGGCAAGATCCAAAGGCAGCTCGGTAGACAGCAAATGGAGTCAGTCTCACCGAGAAGGAAACAGGGGATAAAACCTCGCAGTACTCTTCAGCAGCCTGATGAACGATTAGGCCATGCAAGCAGTGACTTGAGAAGTTTAAGAACTGACAGCAACATAAGCTTGAGATCAAATGTTGACGTCGAGGTTACAAGCAGACGCCAACCGGAGAGAAACTGTGACTTCCCAGAGCTGCACACCCCAAAACAAAGG AGTCCAGACTTTGGAATCAAACAAGACAGACCATCTCTTAAACCTCTGAAAGTTACCGTTGAACAACCGAGCCCTGTTTCAGTTCTTGATGCAGCCTTCGATGAAGAGGATTCACCGTCCCCTGTGAGGAAGATATCTCTTAGTTTTAAAG ATGACGATGCTCTACGTGCTGAAGAACCTGTGTGGATAAAGAAGCCTGTGAGCATCTGCAGATCGATAATATTGCCTGAGAATAAACGGAACCCAACGCAGAAAGACTCTGATCTCCTCAAATGCTTCTCTGAAGAAGATGCAAGCGGCGACCACAAGTACATCTCGGAGATATTGTTGGCATCAGGGCTTCTAAGAGATCTTGAATACAGTATGATAAGCATTCAGCTGAACAAAGCACGTCTCCCCATCAACCCTGGACTCTTCTTCATCCTGGAACAGAACAAGGGCATGGGATTAAGACAACATCAGACAGAGATAATCAGGAGAAAACTCATCTTCGATACCGTTAATGAAATTCTAGCTCAGCGGTTCACTGCAGAAGGCTGTACCAAACCACGGCTAACTGCAAATCCAATTACAACAATGGAGAATATATCAAAAGGGGAGCAACTTCTGAAGACGCTATGTTTGGAGATTGATAGGCTACAAGAGAACAACTCACAGTGTGTCTTGGAGGACGACAAGGAGGACCTCACATGGAACGACCTGCAATGTCACGGCATGAACTTAAAGGCGTTTGAAGGTGAGACTCCAGGGATAGTGTTAGATATTGAGAGGATGATTTTCAGAGACTTGGTTAATGAAGTTTGCTTCTGTTAA
- the LOC106328712 gene encoding protein SPIRAL1-like 3, which translates to MGKARGVNNGVNQSSLDYLFGSGESPSAVAATMGTTTTTTTTTTTDGTGGRPVTTTTTTVTENKKIPAGVRGSPNNYFRSEGQNCGNFLTERPSTKVHAAPGGGSSLGYLFGGPSSSAESAKK; encoded by the exons ATGGGTAAAGCAAGAGGAGTGAACAATGGTGTTAACCAAAGCTCTCTCGATTACCTCTTTGGTTCCGGCGAGTCTCCTTCCGCCGTTGCGGCAACAATGGGGACCACAACGACGACGACCACCACAACTACCACAGACGGAACCGGAGGGAGACCGGTGACGACCACGACGACCACGGTCACTGAGAATAAGAAGATACCTGCAGGTGTTAGAGGAAGTCCTAATAATTACTTCAGATCAGAAGGCCAAAACTGTGGAAACTTCCTCACG GAGAGGCCGTCTACTAAGGTTCATGCTGCTCCTGGTGGAGGATCTTCTCTTGGCTATCTCTTTGGTGGACCAAGTTCTTCTGCTGAATCTGCAAAGAAATGA